Proteins from one Mesoplodon densirostris isolate mMesDen1 chromosome 1, mMesDen1 primary haplotype, whole genome shotgun sequence genomic window:
- the DUSP5 gene encoding dual specificity protein phosphatase 5, with translation MKVTSLDGRQLRKMLRKEAAARCVVLDCRPYLAFAASSVRGSLNVNLNSVVLRRARGGAVSARYVLPDEAARARLLQEGGGGVAAVVVLDQGSRHWQKLREESAARVVLTSLLACLPAGPRVYFLKGGYETFHSEYPECCVDVKPISPEKVETETALISQCGKSVLNISYRPAYDQGGPVEILPFLYLGSAYHASKCEFLANLHITALLNVSRRTSEACTTHLHYKWIPVEDSHAANISSHFQEAIDFIDCVREKGGKVLVHCEAGISRSPTICMAYLMKTKQFHLKDAFDYIKQRRSVVSPNFSFMGQLLQYESEILPSAPSPQAPSSQGQAAGPSFIAHLQTLSPDVQGSYCTFPTSVLAPLPTHSTVSELSQSPMATATATSC, from the exons ATGAAGGTCACGTCGCTCGACGGGCGCCAGCTGCGCAAGATGCTCCGCAAGGAGGCTGCGGCGCGCTGTGTGGTGCTCGACTGCCGGCCCTACCTGGCCTTCGCCGCCTCGAGCGTGCGCGGCTCGCTCAACGTCAACCTCAACTCGGTGGTGTTGCGGCGGGCCCGCGGAGGCGCGGTGTCGGCGCGCTACGTGCTGCCGGACGAGGCGGCGCGCGCGCGGCTGCTGCAGGAGGGCGGCGGCGGCGTGGCGGCCGTGGTCGTGCTGGACCAGGGCAGCCGCCACTGGCAGAAGCTGCGTGAGGAGAGCGCCGCGCGCGTTGTGCTCACCTCGCTGCTCGCCTGCCTGCCCGCCGGCCCGCGGGTCTACTTCCTCAAAG ggGGATATGAGACTTTCCACTCGGAATATCCTGAGTGTTGCGTGGACGTAAAACCCATTTCACCAGAGAAGGTTGAAACCGAGACAGCCCTCATCAGTCAGTGTGGGAAGTCAGTGCTCAACATCAGCTACAGGCCGGCTTACGACCAG GGCGGCCCAGTCGAAATCCTTCCGTTCCTCTACCTTGGAAGTGCCTACCATGCATCCAAGTGCGAGTTCCTCGCCAACCTGCACATCACGGCTCTGCTGAATGTCTCACGACGGACCTCTGAGGCCTGCACGACCCACCTACACTACAAATGGATCCCCGTGGAAGACAGCCATGCGGCTAACATCAGCTCCCACTTTCAAGAAGCAATAGATTTCATTG acTGTGTCAGGGAAAAGGGAGGCAAGGTCCTGGTTCACTGTGAGGCTGGGATCTCCCGCTCGCCCACCATCTGCATGGCTTACCTCATGAAGACCAAGCAGTTCCACCTAAAGGACGCCTTTGATTACATCAAGCAGAGGAGGAGTGTGGTCTCGCCCAACTTCAGCTTCATGGGCCAGCTCCTACAGTATGAGTCCGAGATCCTGCCTTCCGCGCCTAGCCCCCAGGCTCCCTCCTCCCAAGGGCAGGCAGCCGGCCCTTCGTTCATAGCCCATCTGCAGACACTGAGCCCTGATGTGCAGGGTTCCTACTGCACGTTCCCTACCTCGGTGCTGGCACCACTGCCCACCCACTCAACGGTCTCAGAGCTCAGCCAGAGCCCCATGGCCACAGCCACAGCCACATCCTGCTAA